The nucleotide sequence TCTCGGAATCCAACTCCAGTCAGCATCTCCTGAATGACCAGCTTTTCTCGTTCTGCAATGAACTGTCAATGCAACAGCGCCTGCTTCTTCCATTCTTTTTGCTACTTCAAGTATCTGGATACTATTATCATCCCAGCCAAGTCTTGTTTTAACTGTAACTGGCTGCGATGTTGAGTTAACTACTTCTCGAACAAGCTGCTGCATATATGAAGGATCTTTTAATAACGCTGAACCAGCACCACAACCGACTACATTTTTTACCCAGCAACCTGCATTGATGTCAATAAGATCAGGATTTTCCGCTTCTGCAATTTTTGCGGCACCAACCATTGATTCAATATTTGCACCATAAATTTGAATTCCAACCGGTCGTTCTTCTTCAATAATTTTTAATTTGTCATGAGTCTTTTGATTTGAACGTACCAATCCCTCGGAGTTTACAAATTCTGTGTAAACAATATCAGCACCTAATTCCCTGCAAACTAAACGGAAGGAAATATCCGTTACATCTTCCATTGGTGCAAGAAGAATAGCTTTGTTTAGTTCTATGTTACCAATTTTAAACATTTATTAAATTAATTTTTTCAATAAAGTAAAGATATGAATTGAACCCAACCGAGAAAAGTAGAATTATAGTAAGTGATAATTGATTCTATTCAAACGGCTGATTTTAACTTATTAATTATTTTAATAAAATTATTTTTTTGATTGATATAAAGTTACCGCTCTGCATTCGACAAAAATATATTCCACTTGGTAAATTACTCGCATTAAATGTTATTTCATACAGCCCCTTTTGTTGTTCCATATTCACTAACAATCCAACTTCCCTTCCAAGTATATCAAAGACTTTTATCTGGACTTGTGATTGACTCGGAATCTCATAAATAAATTTAGTTGAAGGATTAAATGGATTTGGGAAGGCATTGGATAAAAAATAGTCATCCACTAAAACCTTTTCATTTCCAGCATGGGACAAACTATCTAGAATTACATCCTTAAATGGATAGTAGATTTCCGGTGTAATCCGTAGGTGACGTGAATTTCCCGACCTAGCCAATGTGCCGAATGAATAAGACCCAGTATTGTCAGTGAAAAATAATGAACTTCCACTTTGTCCAGGAATTCCAGTTATTTTATAGCCTATCCATTTCTCTTGTATAAGGTCAAGAGTTCCATAGTTGTAGTAGAGAGTGTCACCATTAAATATTCTTGTAGAATCATCCGGGTCCACTGTCATCGGGTAACTTATCTTGTGAAATAAGTTATATTCGAAAAAGGAATCGTCATTCGAAAAGGCAATCCCTATCCATCCAGTACTTATTCCAAGTCTATCATTTAATTTTATCAAAGCCATATCTTTTTTATAGAATCCATTGCCTATGTTCAGATTAGAATTAAATGTTACGTATTCAATACTAATACTTTTCCCGAATAGTGGATTTTCAATTCCGTTATCAAATGCTGGGAAAGCCCATATACTATCACGAAAAATAAGAACGCCGTTGGTATCATAGCTTCCAATACAATGGCACGCAGTCAGGACGTATTCAGGAGCGACCATTATACCTGAACATAATTGAAATAAAGTATCATTTTTGCTCCGATATAGTTTTACTGCCGTTCGTGATGGATAATTATTTGTATTATATAAGTTTTGAAGTGGTATGTAGTCTGTAAATCCAGAGTTATTATATGTACTATCAGGTGGTTCAAGATTAAGAAAATCACGTCCCGGGTAATTGCCATAATTCCAACCTGATTGTTCGAATTCTTTTGTGGTATCAATTGGGACAAGTGGGTAATAAAAAATTTGATGAGTAGTCGTATTATAATTGATTAAAGTATCCTGTTGTGCATAACCATTAGCATAAATCAAAGCAACAAAAATCAGTAGGATTACTTTGTTTAGTTCTATGTTGCCGATTTTGCGCATTTGTAAATTTTTATCCATTGCAAGATAAAGATAATTATTTGAGTGACAATGGGGAAAGGATTTTGGAATCTCCTTTCAGGACTGATTTTTCATTTTACAATGCAGTGAAACTTTTAATGCAAAAAAGGGACACTTTATGTGTCCCTTTATTGTTTAATAAATTATCTGTTATGAACTGAATATTGTATTCAAATATTTCTTTACTCTATCTGACTCTATCAGCATTCAATTGTATCACACCATTTTGATTTGCTTTAATCCAATATCCTTTTCCCGGCAATAATGTGGTTGGAATAATATATCCACCTTCATATCCATAAAATGGCGATGAAAGTATATTTGGTGGAACGGTTGTTATACCGGACACAACTACATCATACGCAAACGGACCAATTAAATTCCAGCCTTGAACAACAGATACTTCATTTCCGGTTACATAGTTGCCTGAAATAGTTACACTCTGACTGCTGTCGAACTTTGCCCAATAACCTTTTCCGTTTTCTAAAGTTGTGACTGGGTTGTAACCTGCATTGTAAGCATAGAAAGGAGTGATAGCATTTGGGAAAAGAGTAGTTCCTGTCATATCGCTTGCAGCTAAAGGAACAGAGAGTAGATTCCAACCGTTGTTTATTGAAACTGATGATTGAGTAGTTGCACCCGGATTAATATTACTGTACTCCATTTTTAAATACGCTTTGTTAAATATTTGTGTATAACTACCTGGTATAGTTGCTATTCCTTGTCCTGTAAATGGGCCAATATTTAATAATGAACCATTAATATAATCTGTCAAATACATTACAGCACCGACAGGGATATTATAATTTATATCTATTGGTGTACCAGGTAAACCTTCATACCACCAAAGCGTATGTACAATCGAACCAGTAAATGGAAATGCAGGTGGATTACCCGGAGCGCGATAATCTCTAAGACTGTTAGTACCCGATGGACAACCATACCAAGAAAGATCAAATGTTATTACAAAATCAAGTGGGGGCCAACTCATATGATATTCACCAAGCTGAGGATCAATACAGTTGGTTGCTGTTAAATCTAAACCAACAGCTAACCCGTAAGTGGTGTTGCCATCTGTTGCACTTAATGGAATATCAACTGCTGCCTGTCCAAAAACTTTTACGTTTAAAATTAAAATAATACAAAACATCAGATAAAATTTTTGTGTATTCATTTTGACCACCATTGGTAGTTATTTCACAAGGATCATTTTTTTCGTCTGTACAAAACCTTGTCCTGAGCTTGTCGAAGGATCATCTGCTTGTATTCTGTAGAAATAAATTCCTGAAGAAAGCAGAGAAGCATCAAAATTTACTTCGTAATATCCTGGTTTCATAAATTCATTTTTTAATTCTTTGACTTTTTCCCCGAGTATATTGAAAACACTTAAATCTACTTGTGATTCTTTTGGTAAAGCAAACTTAATTGTCGTGTTTGGATTAAAGGGATTCGGATAATTCTGGAATAATTCAAATTTTTGAGGCATTTGAGTATTTGATGGATTATTTACTTTTCCAAATAATTTGATTTTGCCTTGTGAATTTTGATCAAAGGTAAGTTGATTATTTGAATTATTTAATTGAGATATCTTACCAAGACCGCTGTATGAAAACATCATGCTATCAAAATCTGATGAAAAATACCCGTCTGGTCGATTTCCAAGTGAATCAGTTTTGTAATGAGTTGTATCTGTAAACTCAATCAGTATAATGCCAATCTTTAAAGTAACAGGCTGCCCTGATGCCTGAGCTTGTTTCTGTGCAAACCATTGTCTGTTTAATTCAATCTGTTCGTTGAACTGTTCTATCTGTTCTTTAATTTCATCTAATCTTGCCTGTGTTCTTTCAAGCTGGTAAGAGGATGCTGGAGGTGTGTCGATACCAACTTTATAATTTGACGGTGTATATTCTCCGCTCTGATCTAATGCTGCGTAATAATACCAACCGTCTCCTGATTCAATAAAGCGGTATCCATCTTCGGTCTCTGCCCACCAAATAAATTCATCGCCCCACATTCTTCCAATAAAATCCACACCATTAGGTTGTTTGATAGTAATCATCCCAGTATCAAATGGAGCAGCTTGCAAGTTGTTATTGATTGCAGCAAATAATAAAACTTTAACAGCAATACTTAAAATCTTTTTCATTCTCTCCTCCTTTTATTTAATGGTTATAAATTTTTTAATTAAGGTTTGAGTACCTGTTTCCATTTTATAAAGATAAATGCCTGATGGCAGTTTATCAGATGAAAAGTCAATAGAATGCATTCCTCTGGAATAAAAACCTTCAACAATCGTTTGAATTTTCTCACCAAGAATGTTATAAAGTTCTATTCTAATTTTGTTTTCTTGCGCTAGTTGAAATTGAATAATTGTAGATGAGTTAAAAGGGTTGGGAAAGTTCTGATATAAATCAATCTCATCTTTGAATATTAAGTTATGTTGGTCATTTATGTTTGTTATAACTTCACCCATTATTCCGTTTTTACTAACCTTAAATGATCTAATAGAGAAATCGAACTGATGCCAACCTAAGCCGATAGCACCTCCTCTACCATCTGTTATTGCGAATAAGTCAGAATTGTATTGGTTCAGCGGAAAATGGAATTTCTGGTTAGTTAAGTAAGGTAGAAAATCAACTGACATTTCTTACCTCAATTCTTTTCAGTTTGGCTTCATTAAGTTTCATTTCTCTTAGCTCTAATTTTTCTTCAACTCTGCTAAACAGAAAATCTTCGGGAGTTAAATAAAACAACGAACTGTGAAGTCGTTCAGTATTGTAGTAATCAATATAAGAGGAAATCTGTTTACGTGCATCATCAAGATTTATTAAAGAAGATTTCATTAAGCAGTCCTGATGAATAGTTCTGTGGTAACGTTCAATCTTTCCGTTGCTCTGAGGATATGCAATAGAGGTTCTGATGTGCTGTAATCCAGCTTGCTTCAGATATTCAGCAAAATCTTTGGAAATAAACTGAGGACCGTTATCAGAAATAATTCTTGGTTTATAACCGGGATATTTTTCTAAAGCTCTCTGCAAGGTTATCTGAACATCAAATTGCTGCATATTCTGCCTAAGCTCGTGATGAACAATATATCGGGAGTAACCATCAATAACAGAAATAAGAAACAGAAACGTTCCGTGATAATTAACGTACTTAATATCTGTATGCCAATGCTGATGAACTGCTGCTGGCTGATTAAAGCCATCTCCTTTAGAAGATCGTTTAACTTTATTCCATCTGTTAAGCAGCCCTGCTGCTTTAAGAACTCTGTAAGTAGTAGCCGGAGATACAGCAGCAGCATTATCATCAATCATCATATAAGTAAGCCGTCTGTAACCTTCACCCGGATGATCTTTAGCATAACTGATAATAGTTTCTTTCTCCCAATCAAGGCACCAATGCCCTCTGGGAGTTTTACCGTTATGGTTATTAGAGATTCCTTTTCTATCAATCCAGGAATAATATTTACTGTAATTTATTCCTATAAGGCGAATCATTCCTTTAAGAGAAATATCAGCCTTAGCTCTGATGAGATTTATAAAATCAATTACATTATCTCGTATATCCGGTTCAACCCATTGCCCGGTCATATTTCCCCATCTATACTTTTTTTATATCTATGTTTTCTTTAAGCAGAATAGCAATTGCTTCATCCCGGTCTCTCAGTTTAGATTCAAGTTTTTCTATCTTTTTTTGTTCAATAGTAGTTTGTTTATTATTTACTGCTTTTGTTTGAAAAATATCTTTTGCTCCTTCAAAAAGCTTTTTCTTCCAGTTATATATATCATTGGGGTGAACATAGTATTTTTCTGCAAGCTGGCTGATGGGAATATTGTTTTCAAGAAGTTCTCTAAGAATAAGAACTTTCTGCTCAGGTGAATAAAATTTTCTTTCTCTTTTTGTTTCGGACATTGAAATTTTCCTTTCTGTTTACATTAATACAAATTTAGGAAATTCCATTTCCGTCTGAAGCATTACAGAATACATTCCGTTATAAAGGGGTACATCACTTGAATCCCACAGTATATTATTTAAGATATCTTTTCTTTGACCAAACACACCATCATTTGGTCTGTAATCTTGCCAAATCGCGACGAATGTTCCCAAATCAGAAGGTAAAATATTTCCAATTAATGCATCAACAGGATAATTGCTAATTGGTAAGCTACCTTGACTGAAAAGTTTAGTCCCATCCAATCTTAGTGCTTGATATTGAGTAACAAGATCAACTCCGTTTTTCCTTCCGTACCACCAGTAATAGTAATAACCATTAATTTCTTTAACATTTATCGGTGAGTTTATATAAAGACTATCGGCTATCTCAATATAAGGTTCCT is from Ignavibacteriota bacterium and encodes:
- the dusB gene encoding tRNA dihydrouridine synthase DusB, yielding MFKIGNIELNKAILLAPMEDVTDISFRLVCRELGADIVYTEFVNSEGLVRSNQKTHDKLKIIEEERPVGIQIYGANIESMVGAAKIAEAENPDLIDINAGCWVKNVVGCGAGSALLKDPSYMQQLVREVVNSTSQPVTVKTRLGWDDNSIQILEVAKRMEEAGAVALTVHCRTRKAGHSGDADWSWIPRIKEVVSFPVILNGNVLTAQDVKKAFDETGADGVMIARGAIGNPWIFKEAKELLSTGSITTVVDEEMRIRTCLKHLKLAVKVKGEKRGVLEHRKFYAGYQRGMYGAARIRSELMKLTEYTPVEDALLKYLELLKTEVEFVSN
- a CDS encoding T9SS type A sorting domain-containing protein; the protein is MDKNLQMRKIGNIELNKVILLIFVALIYANGYAQQDTLINYNTTTHQIFYYPLVPIDTTKEFEQSGWNYGNYPGRDFLNLEPPDSTYNNSGFTDYIPLQNLYNTNNYPSRTAVKLYRSKNDTLFQLCSGIMVAPEYVLTACHCIGSYDTNGVLIFRDSIWAFPAFDNGIENPLFGKSISIEYVTFNSNLNIGNGFYKKDMALIKLNDRLGISTGWIGIAFSNDDSFFEYNLFHKISYPMTVDPDDSTRIFNGDTLYYNYGTLDLIQEKWIGYKITGIPGQSGSSLFFTDNTGSYSFGTLARSGNSRHLRITPEIYYPFKDVILDSLSHAGNEKVLVDDYFLSNAFPNPFNPSTKFIYEIPSQSQVQIKVFDILGREVGLLVNMEQQKGLYEITFNASNLPSGIYFCRMQSGNFISIKKIILLK
- a CDS encoding T9SS type A sorting domain-containing protein, with the translated sequence MKKILSIAVKVLLFAAINNNLQAAPFDTGMITIKQPNGVDFIGRMWGDEFIWWAETEDGYRFIESGDGWYYYAALDQSGEYTPSNYKVGIDTPPASSYQLERTQARLDEIKEQIEQFNEQIELNRQWFAQKQAQASGQPVTLKIGIILIEFTDTTHYKTDSLGNRPDGYFSSDFDSMMFSYSGLGKISQLNNSNNQLTFDQNSQGKIKLFGKVNNPSNTQMPQKFELFQNYPNPFNPNTTIKFALPKESQVDLSVFNILGEKVKELKNEFMKPGYYEVNFDASLLSSGIYFYRIQADDPSTSSGQGFVQTKKMILVK
- a CDS encoding T9SS type A sorting domain-containing protein; this translates as MSVDFLPYLTNQKFHFPLNQYNSDLFAITDGRGGAIGLGWHQFDFSIRSFKVSKNGIMGEVITNINDQHNLIFKDEIDLYQNFPNPFNSSTIIQFQLAQENKIRIELYNILGEKIQTIVEGFYSRGMHSIDFSSDKLPSGIYLYKMETGTQTLIKKFITIK
- a CDS encoding IS3 family transposase, with amino-acid sequence MTGQWVEPDIRDNVIDFINLIRAKADISLKGMIRLIGINYSKYYSWIDRKGISNNHNGKTPRGHWCLDWEKETIISYAKDHPGEGYRRLTYMMIDDNAAAVSPATTYRVLKAAGLLNRWNKVKRSSKGDGFNQPAAVHQHWHTDIKYVNYHGTFLFLISVIDGYSRYIVHHELRQNMQQFDVQITLQRALEKYPGYKPRIISDNGPQFISKDFAEYLKQAGLQHIRTSIAYPQSNGKIERYHRTIHQDCLMKSSLINLDDARKQISSYIDYYNTERLHSSLFYLTPEDFLFSRVEEKLELREMKLNEAKLKRIEVRNVS
- a CDS encoding transposase gives rise to the protein MSETKRERKFYSPEQKVLILRELLENNIPISQLAEKYYVHPNDIYNWKKKLFEGAKDIFQTKAVNNKQTTIEQKKIEKLESKLRDRDEAIAILLKENIDIKKV